From Anaerohalosphaera lusitana, one genomic window encodes:
- a CDS encoding DUF1553 domain-containing protein, translating into MKDGLNMCLRVVKPGFCLWCFVLVGVCVAEPAIEPYESGDKYVARNKIDALVRATLDEKGIEPAKLCSDEVFIRRVYLDMTGRLPEPWVVRRFLENPRGSKRGAIINKLMETEEFADYWALKWCDILRVKAEFPINLWPNGVQAYYRWIRQAVKENMPYDEFARALLTSSGSNFRVPPVNFYRAIQGEEAEAIARAVGLTFMGCRVEEWNAEKREGLEAFFSRLLYKNTAEWKEQIICLDPGPAGELTARFPDGEEVTIKAGEDPRGVFADWLIQKDNAWFAKNIVNRQWSWLMGRGIIHEPDDIRDGNPAVNPELLEYLESELAGSGYDLRHVFKLILNSHTYQQSSVPADESEEVERYFAVYPVRRLDAEVLIDALCWISGTNERYSSKIPEPFTFVPADEKTVELADGSITSQFLEMFGRPSRDTGLESERNREVTERQRLHLLNSSQVQNKIEKGWRIRNLMRRAKGNKQVMINQLYLHILSRFPTAEERETVTEYFEMKGMNNRRAVHDIAWALINTKEFLYRH; encoded by the coding sequence ATGAAAGACGGGCTGAATATGTGTTTGCGGGTTGTGAAGCCGGGATTTTGCTTGTGGTGCTTTGTGCTTGTCGGGGTTTGCGTGGCTGAGCCTGCTATCGAGCCTTATGAGAGCGGGGATAAGTATGTGGCGCGGAACAAGATCGATGCGCTGGTGCGGGCGACGCTGGATGAAAAAGGGATCGAACCCGCGAAGCTTTGCAGCGATGAGGTTTTCATTCGGCGGGTGTATCTGGATATGACGGGGCGGCTGCCTGAGCCGTGGGTGGTGCGTAGATTTCTGGAGAACCCGAGGGGGAGCAAGCGGGGAGCCATTATCAATAAGCTGATGGAGACGGAGGAGTTTGCGGATTACTGGGCGCTGAAGTGGTGTGATATCCTGCGGGTCAAGGCGGAGTTTCCGATCAATTTGTGGCCGAACGGTGTGCAGGCGTATTACAGGTGGATCCGGCAGGCGGTGAAGGAGAACATGCCGTATGATGAATTCGCCCGGGCGCTGCTGACATCGAGCGGGAGCAATTTCCGGGTGCCGCCGGTGAACTTTTATCGCGCGATACAGGGCGAGGAGGCTGAGGCGATCGCGCGGGCAGTGGGGCTTACTTTTATGGGGTGTCGGGTGGAGGAGTGGAATGCCGAGAAACGCGAGGGTCTGGAGGCGTTCTTTTCGAGGTTGCTTTACAAGAATACCGCTGAGTGGAAGGAACAGATAATCTGCCTGGACCCGGGGCCCGCGGGGGAACTTACGGCGAGATTTCCGGATGGTGAAGAGGTGACGATCAAGGCGGGCGAGGATCCGCGGGGCGTGTTTGCAGACTGGCTCATTCAGAAGGATAATGCGTGGTTTGCGAAGAACATCGTAAACAGGCAGTGGTCGTGGCTGATGGGGCGGGGGATAATTCATGAGCCCGACGATATTCGCGATGGCAATCCGGCGGTGAATCCCGAGCTGCTTGAGTATCTCGAGAGTGAGCTGGCGGGGTCCGGGTATGATCTGCGGCATGTGTTCAAGCTGATACTGAATTCGCATACTTATCAGCAGTCTTCGGTGCCTGCTGATGAAAGTGAGGAGGTTGAGAGATATTTTGCGGTGTATCCGGTGAGGCGGCTGGATGCGGAGGTGCTTATAGATGCGCTTTGCTGGATATCGGGGACTAACGAGCGGTATTCGAGCAAGATACCCGAGCCGTTCACGTTTGTGCCGGCGGATGAGAAAACGGTGGAGCTTGCGGACGGGAGCATCACGAGTCAGTTCCTGGAGATGTTCGGGAGGCCCTCGCGGGATACGGGGCTGGAGTCGGAGCGGAACAGGGAGGTTACCGAGAGGCAGCGGCTTCATCTTTTAAATTCGTCACAAGTTCAGAACAAGATCGAGAAGGGGTGGCGAATTCGGAACCTGATGCGCAGGGCCAAAGGCAATAAGCAGGTGATGATCAATCAGCTCTATCTGCACATTCTGTCGCGGTTTCCGACGGCTGAGGAGCGGGAGACGGTGACGGAGTATTTCGAGATGAAGGGAATGAATAATCGCAGGGCGGTGCATGATATTGCCTGGGCGCTTATAAATACGAAGGAATTTCTTTACAGGCATTGA
- a CDS encoding DUF1501 domain-containing protein, whose product MNGWNEMTRRDAVKMGLVGAAGLTVSGSRVLAADQKAKKKKRGTGKSKPEAKAKSVIQIWMWGGPSHLDTFDPKPGAGEDYCGPYKKPISTNADGVQICEMLPKLAKHADKYSIIRSMTHGINGHETASYMVQTGHEPGRLVYPSMGAVVSVFKGYEHGYDGLVPPYIVLTQPQGRFSESGFLGPKYKPFSTGGDPARTPFAVEGIVARGISDKRQKDRRELMHSLDTLGRVMGGNEKFAELDECEEEAYDLMFGDARKLFDLGQEKEAMRERYGMNTFGQSCLAARRLVEHGVPYITINYRGWDTHKQHFETMARKLPEMDQAMSALLGDLSERGLLDSTIVWWGGEFGRGPKIQKESPWNGGRSHHGKCFSSLVAGGGFKGGRVIGASDEKGMEVAERAVYPKDLIGSMYTLLGIDPDGKLPNPRGLDVKVMPRSEKGEGRLTEIM is encoded by the coding sequence ATGAACGGTTGGAACGAGATGACACGGCGCGATGCCGTGAAGATGGGGCTTGTTGGGGCCGCGGGACTGACCGTTAGCGGGTCGCGGGTTTTGGCGGCGGATCAGAAGGCAAAGAAGAAAAAGCGTGGGACCGGCAAGAGCAAGCCTGAAGCGAAGGCGAAATCAGTGATACAGATATGGATGTGGGGCGGGCCCTCGCACCTGGATACTTTCGACCCGAAGCCAGGTGCGGGAGAGGATTATTGCGGGCCGTACAAGAAGCCGATCTCGACGAATGCGGATGGTGTACAGATATGCGAGATGCTGCCGAAGCTGGCGAAGCATGCGGACAAGTATTCGATAATTCGCAGTATGACGCATGGGATAAACGGTCATGAGACGGCGTCGTATATGGTGCAGACTGGGCATGAGCCGGGCAGGCTGGTTTATCCGAGTATGGGGGCGGTGGTGTCGGTGTTCAAGGGTTATGAGCACGGATATGACGGACTGGTGCCGCCATATATTGTTTTGACGCAGCCGCAGGGCAGGTTTTCGGAGTCCGGTTTTCTGGGGCCGAAGTACAAGCCGTTTTCGACGGGTGGTGATCCGGCGAGGACGCCGTTTGCGGTTGAGGGGATAGTCGCAAGGGGGATCTCGGACAAAAGGCAGAAGGACAGGCGGGAGCTGATGCACTCGCTGGATACGCTGGGCAGGGTGATGGGCGGCAATGAGAAGTTCGCTGAGCTGGACGAGTGTGAGGAGGAAGCGTATGATCTGATGTTCGGGGATGCGAGGAAGCTGTTCGACCTGGGGCAGGAGAAGGAGGCGATGCGCGAGCGGTATGGGATGAACACCTTCGGGCAGTCGTGCCTGGCGGCGAGGCGGCTGGTGGAGCATGGTGTGCCTTACATTACGATCAATTACAGGGGTTGGGATACGCATAAGCAGCATTTCGAGACGATGGCGCGGAAGCTGCCTGAGATGGACCAGGCTATGTCGGCGCTGCTGGGAGATCTGAGTGAGCGTGGTTTGCTGGACAGCACTATCGTGTGGTGGGGCGGTGAGTTCGGAAGGGGGCCGAAGATACAGAAGGAGTCGCCGTGGAACGGTGGTCGGTCGCATCATGGTAAGTGTTTCAGCAGTTTGGTCGCGGGCGGCGGGTTCAAGGGCGGAAGGGTTATCGGCGCGTCGGATGAGAAGGGCATGGAGGTTGCTGAGCGGGCGGTTTATCCGAAGGATCTGATCGGGAGCATGTATACGCTGCTGGGGATCGATCCGGACGGCAAGCTGCCGAATCCGAGGGGGTTGGATGTTAAGGTAATGCCCAGGTCGGAAAAGGGCGAGGGCAGATTGACAGAGATAATGTAA
- a CDS encoding pre-peptidase C-terminal domain-containing protein, whose protein sequence is MKHVRFILVGVFCFACSAWGVDRREPHVGYVYPAGGQRGKVVRAAAGGQFLWGAKDVHVSGEGVHAKVIKHMRPVGNLNKEKREAITAKLKEVRDMRLAEVEGKKAGDKSGNKEGRKAAKVAKDQSGKGGEKAESDKEKKGKAERSKMPEHPLLYDVEDCSLRELAHIRDVLFMPRFLKQQNRQLAESVLIKIEIDEDAEPGPRELRIGTGLGLTNPVIFEVGLGPDVYEQEPNDKEAMPELKNYPKAPKGKVVELPAVLNGQIMPGDVDRFRFRAKKGQKLVVDTHARRLVPYLADAVPGWFQAVVTIYDARGNEVVFADDYRFSPDPVLLWEVERSGEYELEIRDAIHRGREDFVYRISVGEQPFITHMFPLGGQVGKDVTAEISGWNLATDELKLDTSEGGGVLRQTCYRSEGEVSNAVPYLVSELPSRMEKEDNGSRGKAQKLEIGVTVDGRIGKAGDVDVYRFEGRAGERVAIEVFARRLNSPMDAVVRLMDASGEVIAWNDDHVVKGDEHLHKNASGMLTHHADPYLTAELSKDGDYFVEVEDVQQHGGEAYAYRLRVERATGDFALRVVPASINVRTGFAVPVWVYVLRKDGYSGPIDISVKGDLGFELTGGRIPAGADRVCMSLRAGNELKGGMIDIEFEGSAMIGEETVVRTAVGAEDMMQAFLYRHLVPTQEIVAAVKKLKWKVPGVTIDAEQPLVITAGQSEEIVFKTRKRRLLNELRLDILNPPAGVSVEKVRVVDEGLACKVKCAEGDVQDFSGNLIFEMVREWRPKGKDGKPGKKRESSLGVLPAVPVEIDAKVSARS, encoded by the coding sequence ATGAAACATGTGCGATTTATTTTGGTCGGGGTTTTCTGTTTTGCTTGTTCAGCGTGGGGTGTGGACAGGCGCGAGCCGCATGTTGGCTATGTGTATCCGGCAGGCGGACAGCGGGGTAAGGTGGTGCGTGCTGCGGCGGGCGGACAGTTTCTGTGGGGAGCGAAGGATGTGCATGTTTCGGGTGAAGGTGTGCATGCTAAAGTGATCAAGCATATGCGGCCGGTGGGGAACTTGAACAAGGAAAAGCGTGAGGCGATCACCGCAAAGTTGAAGGAAGTGCGGGATATGCGGCTTGCGGAGGTAGAGGGTAAGAAGGCCGGGGATAAGTCTGGAAATAAAGAAGGCCGTAAAGCGGCAAAAGTTGCAAAAGATCAGTCTGGCAAGGGTGGTGAGAAGGCAGAAAGCGATAAAGAGAAAAAGGGTAAGGCTGAGCGATCAAAAATGCCTGAGCATCCGCTGCTCTACGATGTCGAGGATTGTTCACTGCGGGAGCTGGCGCATATTCGTGATGTGCTGTTTATGCCTCGGTTCTTGAAGCAGCAGAACAGACAGCTTGCTGAATCGGTGCTGATCAAGATCGAGATCGATGAGGACGCTGAGCCGGGGCCGAGGGAACTGCGGATCGGTACCGGGTTGGGACTGACGAATCCTGTGATTTTCGAGGTTGGCTTGGGGCCGGACGTGTATGAGCAGGAACCTAATGATAAGGAGGCGATGCCGGAGCTGAAGAATTATCCTAAAGCACCGAAAGGGAAAGTTGTAGAGCTGCCTGCAGTGCTGAATGGTCAGATAATGCCGGGCGATGTGGACCGGTTCAGATTTCGTGCGAAGAAGGGGCAGAAGCTGGTGGTGGATACGCATGCGAGGCGGCTAGTGCCTTATCTGGCGGATGCGGTGCCGGGCTGGTTTCAGGCGGTGGTGACGATCTATGATGCGCGGGGGAATGAGGTTGTGTTTGCGGATGATTACCGATTCAGCCCTGATCCGGTGCTGCTGTGGGAGGTCGAGCGGAGTGGGGAGTATGAGCTGGAGATTCGTGACGCGATCCACAGGGGTCGCGAGGATTTTGTGTACCGCATATCGGTCGGCGAGCAGCCGTTCATTACTCATATGTTTCCGCTGGGCGGGCAGGTGGGCAAAGATGTGACGGCGGAGATATCCGGCTGGAACTTGGCGACGGATGAGCTAAAGCTGGATACGAGTGAGGGGGGCGGTGTATTGCGACAGACGTGTTACCGGAGCGAAGGGGAAGTGTCGAATGCTGTGCCGTATCTTGTGAGTGAACTGCCATCGCGAATGGAGAAGGAGGATAACGGGAGCAGGGGCAAGGCGCAGAAGTTGGAGATCGGTGTGACCGTCGATGGTCGAATAGGTAAGGCGGGGGATGTGGATGTTTATCGATTTGAAGGCCGTGCGGGCGAGAGGGTTGCGATCGAGGTGTTTGCACGCAGGCTGAATTCGCCGATGGATGCGGTTGTGAGGCTGATGGATGCGAGCGGTGAGGTTATTGCATGGAACGATGATCATGTGGTCAAGGGGGATGAGCATTTGCACAAGAATGCGAGCGGGATGCTGACGCATCATGCGGATCCGTATTTGACGGCCGAATTAAGTAAGGACGGCGATTATTTTGTAGAGGTCGAGGACGTGCAGCAGCATGGCGGTGAGGCGTATGCGTACAGGTTGCGGGTGGAGCGAGCCACGGGTGATTTCGCTTTGCGTGTGGTTCCGGCGAGTATTAACGTGAGGACGGGATTTGCGGTGCCGGTTTGGGTTTATGTGCTCCGCAAGGACGGTTACAGCGGGCCGATAGATATTTCAGTGAAGGGGGATCTGGGGTTTGAGCTGACGGGCGGGCGGATCCCGGCTGGGGCGGACAGGGTTTGCATGTCGCTCAGGGCCGGCAACGAGCTAAAGGGCGGGATGATCGATATTGAGTTTGAGGGCAGTGCGATGATCGGGGAGGAAACAGTTGTTCGCACGGCTGTTGGTGCAGAGGACATGATGCAGGCGTTTCTGTACAGACACCTCGTGCCGACGCAGGAAATCGTAGCGGCGGTGAAAAAGTTGAAATGGAAGGTGCCGGGTGTGACGATTGACGCTGAGCAACCTTTGGTAATTACGGCTGGACAGTCTGAAGAAATTGTTTTTAAAACACGAAAGCGGCGGCTTTTGAATGAACTGCGTCTCGATATATTGAATCCTCCCGCGGGAGTTAGCGTAGAAAAAGTCAGGGTCGTCGATGAGGGGTTGGCTTGTAAGGTTAAGTGTGCCGAAGGTGACGTTCAGGATTTTAGCGGCAATCTTATTTTTGAAATGGTGAGGGAATGGCGGCCCAAGGGCAAGGACGGTAAGCCTGGTAAAAAGCGGGAGAGTTCTTTAGGCGTTCTGCCTGCGGTGCCGGTGGAGATAGATGCGAAGGTATCAGCGAGGTCGTGA